The Lacrimispora xylanolytica genome has a segment encoding these proteins:
- a CDS encoding 3D domain-containing protein gives MKRFSGKLRITGLLTILCILLLSTSAMADEAAGKEQTTADAQSGSVQTIKSDAKSESGTEDTKNSEEIGPGIKKETEPQETEPTGPVFEKGASLGLFSATAYCPSKSGKIGRTYSGTTPRAQHTLSADLTILPIGTMVMIDDVIYTVEDTGSGIRGNKVDIYFGSREEALNFGRQTKEIFAVNVK, from the coding sequence ATGAAGCGTTTTTCAGGTAAGCTACGAATCACAGGACTCCTGACAATCCTTTGTATTCTGCTGTTATCTACGTCTGCAATGGCAGATGAAGCTGCTGGTAAAGAACAGACTACAGCGGATGCACAGTCCGGGAGTGTCCAAACGATAAAAAGTGATGCCAAATCCGAGAGTGGTACTGAGGACACAAAAAACTCAGAGGAAATCGGACCTGGTATTAAAAAAGAAACAGAACCGCAAGAGACAGAGCCAACTGGACCTGTTTTTGAAAAAGGAGCATCACTGGGACTTTTTTCTGCAACTGCATATTGCCCCAGCAAAAGCGGAAAAATCGGCCGGACCTACTCCGGTACTACACCAAGAGCACAGCATACCTTGTCTGCGGATCTTACAATTTTGCCAATCGGCACTATGGTCATGATCGATGACGTCATCTATACTGTGGAGGATACTGGAAGCGGAATCAGAGGAAATAAGGTTGATATCTACTTTGGAAGCCGGGAAGAGGCCCTAAACTTCGGCAGACAGACAAAAGAGATTTTTGCAGTGAATGTAAAATAA
- a CDS encoding 3D domain-containing protein, with translation MQNRKNLHHISGILLMTIFVLINTLKAYGNPVTGIIDGADDKNVRGWAFNSSERESTLPVRVIITNQTSGQVTAELETTASKHREDLAAQGSGTGNYGFEVNVPWDTYENGTYLIEAYASGQKLSGTKVYGVGTAVPAVNLRSIGTFKTTAYCPCRQCSGKWGGRTSTGTIAAANHTISVDPRVIPYGSKLMIGGVIYTAEDCGGGVKGRHIDIFFNTHGETRFYGTRSMEVFIVQ, from the coding sequence ATGCAAAATAGGAAGAACCTTCACCACATTTCTGGAATTTTACTGATGACAATCTTTGTTTTAATAAACACATTAAAAGCCTATGGTAATCCGGTAACCGGTATTATCGACGGTGCGGATGATAAAAATGTCCGGGGCTGGGCATTTAACAGCTCAGAACGAGAATCCACCTTGCCTGTAAGAGTCATTATCACCAACCAAACAAGCGGTCAGGTGACGGCTGAGCTTGAAACCACTGCTTCCAAACACCGGGAGGATTTAGCCGCGCAGGGAAGCGGTACCGGTAATTATGGATTTGAAGTGAACGTTCCCTGGGATACCTACGAAAATGGCACTTATCTCATTGAAGCCTACGCATCAGGGCAGAAGCTATCCGGCACCAAGGTATACGGCGTTGGCACTGCGGTTCCTGCTGTTAATCTCCGCTCCATCGGTACGTTTAAAACAACCGCCTACTGTCCCTGCAGGCAGTGCTCCGGCAAATGGGGCGGCCGCACCAGCACAGGAACCATTGCTGCTGCCAATCATACCATCTCTGTGGACCCAAGAGTCATTCCTTATGGAAGCAAACTCATGATAGGCGGTGTTATTTATACCGCGGAGGACTGCGGTGGCGGCGTTAAGGGAAGACATATTGATATTTTCTTTAATACCCACGGAGAGACCCGTTTTTATGGCACGAGAAGCATGGAGGTCTTTATAGTCCAGTAG
- the hemW gene encoding radical SAM family heme chaperone HemW, with protein sequence MMNKKSLEIYVHIPFCSRKCAYCDFLSFPGNERTQRDYTEKLIEEIDYQSAFAKEYQVVSVFIGGGTPSILKTEDMEAVLNALNSHFDILPDAEITMETNPGTVTQEALLSYRKAGVNRISMGLQSADDKELRYLGRIHTYDEFLKSFQRVRMAGFDNVNVDLISAIPGQTVDSWKNTLKKVTMLKPEHISAYSLIIEEGTPYYDRYGDHVEMESYSMTKEERKRLMALPDLPDEDSEREMYYLTQEFLMEQGYERYEISNYSKKGYECRHNIGYWTGIEYLGLGLGASSYMNGCRFHNTTDLSDYRNASFDQDEGFTQALRQELERLSIEEKMEEYMFLGLRLTNGVSAHDFVSNFGQNIRNVYGQVLDKLEREGLMEFKDGYYKLTSHGIDVSNYAMSQFLL encoded by the coding sequence ATGATGAATAAAAAAAGTTTGGAGATTTACGTGCATATCCCATTTTGCTCCCGCAAATGTGCGTACTGCGATTTTCTTTCCTTTCCGGGAAATGAACGGACACAGAGGGATTACACGGAGAAATTAATAGAAGAAATAGATTACCAGAGTGCCTTTGCGAAAGAATACCAGGTAGTCAGTGTATTCATAGGAGGAGGCACTCCTTCTATATTAAAGACAGAAGATATGGAAGCTGTCTTAAACGCCTTAAATAGCCATTTTGACATTCTTCCCGATGCAGAGATTACCATGGAGACCAATCCAGGCACCGTGACTCAGGAAGCGCTTTTAAGCTACCGCAAAGCCGGAGTCAACCGCATCAGCATGGGCCTTCAATCCGCAGATGACAAAGAGCTTCGTTATCTTGGCAGAATTCATACCTATGATGAGTTCTTAAAAAGCTTTCAGAGAGTGCGGATGGCAGGCTTTGATAACGTGAACGTGGATCTGATTTCAGCCATTCCAGGGCAAACGGTGGATTCCTGGAAGAATACCTTAAAAAAGGTCACCATGTTAAAGCCGGAGCACATTTCTGCTTACAGCCTTATTATAGAAGAGGGGACTCCCTATTATGACAGATACGGCGATCATGTGGAAATGGAAAGCTATTCCATGACAAAGGAAGAGCGGAAACGTCTGATGGCATTGCCGGACCTTCCTGATGAGGATTCGGAAAGGGAGATGTATTATCTCACCCAGGAATTCTTAATGGAGCAGGGATACGAACGGTACGAAATTTCCAATTACTCTAAAAAAGGGTATGAATGCCGCCACAACATTGGCTACTGGACCGGAATTGAATACCTTGGTCTTGGACTTGGTGCATCTTCCTATATGAATGGCTGCCGCTTTCACAATACCACGGATTTAAGTGATTACCGCAATGCCAGCTTTGATCAGGACGAGGGATTTACCCAGGCACTGAGACAGGAATTGGAACGTCTTTCCATAGAGGAAAAGATGGAAGAGTACATGTTCCTGGGGCTTAGGCTGACCAATGGGGTATCTGCCCATGACTTTGTCAGTAATTTCGGTCAGAATATCCGTAATGTCTATGGTCAGGTGCTGGATAAGCTGGAGCGGGAGGGGCTGATGGAATTTAAAGATGGTTATTACAAACTGACTTCCCACGGAATTGATGTCAGCAATTATGCGATGAGTCAGTTCCTGTTATAA